In Pedobacter sp. W3I1, one DNA window encodes the following:
- a CDS encoding gliding motility lipoprotein GldH gives MAQTINLLLNKKQIILLGFLLMVTLFVGCTASVIDSNVEIADRRWTYRNHISTTFEIKDNAKAYNIYFKLRHTADYKYANIFILAHFKDGKKMVTKRYQYKLAKNDGEWLGSGSGNVFSYTLPLLTNYRFPRNGKFEIEIEQNMRDNPLLEVSDVGVLVDLVQ, from the coding sequence ATGGCTCAGACAATAAACCTGCTGCTGAATAAAAAGCAAATAATTTTGCTTGGCTTTTTATTAATGGTTACACTATTTGTGGGCTGTACGGCCAGCGTAATCGATAGCAATGTAGAGATTGCCGATCGCCGATGGACCTACCGCAACCATATTTCGACAACATTTGAAATTAAAGACAATGCCAAAGCTTATAATATTTACTTCAAGCTTCGGCATACTGCAGATTATAAATACGCCAATATATTTATTCTGGCCCATTTTAAGGATGGTAAAAAGATGGTAACCAAGCGTTATCAATATAAACTGGCCAAAAATGATGGCGAATGGCTGGGCAGCGGCTCCGGAAACGTGTTTAGTTATACCTTACCCCTGCTAACCAATTATCGTTTTCCAAGAAATGGTAAGTTTGAAATCGAAATTGAGCAGAATATGCGCGATAACCCGCTATTGGAAGTAAGTGATGTTGGTGTTCTGGTCGATTTAGTTCAATAA